A genomic window from Micromonospora violae includes:
- a CDS encoding sensor histidine kinase has translation MDLSTGQPRPVSRHWRVTGWLLAAVWLFFLNVPLATALHQPAPWRRLVGVAALVAFSVGYVLLFQWARKLRQSLLPIPVGRARAGLLLLFAVGLASMPGTGGDWLATLVYVAAAAVFLLPLGESLAVVVLCAVTPVLTSELVAGWEAEHGIVFAVLLASFAMFGVSQLAQRNSELRAAQQEIGRLAVAEERARAARDLHDILGHSLTVVAIKAELAGRLLDVDRERAAAEIAEVEALARTALADVRQTVGAYREVSLAAELAGARSALAAAGIAADVSTEVPELPQQWDQLFGWAVREGVTNVVRHSGARCCVIRVRPDRVEVSDDGRGPSTPDPSGHGLVGLRERARRLDAAVTVGKRPEGDGFLLRVHAPEDAR, from the coding sequence ATGGACCTCTCGACCGGGCAGCCCCGGCCGGTGAGCCGCCACTGGCGGGTCACCGGCTGGCTGCTGGCCGCCGTCTGGTTGTTCTTCCTCAACGTGCCGCTCGCCACCGCGCTGCACCAGCCGGCGCCGTGGCGGCGGCTCGTCGGTGTGGCGGCCCTGGTCGCGTTCAGCGTCGGCTACGTGCTGCTGTTCCAGTGGGCCCGCAAGCTGCGTCAGTCGCTGCTGCCGATTCCGGTCGGTCGGGCCCGGGCCGGGCTGTTGCTGCTGTTCGCGGTGGGCCTGGCCAGTATGCCGGGCACCGGCGGGGACTGGCTGGCCACTCTGGTCTACGTTGCCGCCGCGGCGGTGTTCCTGCTGCCGCTGGGGGAGTCGCTGGCCGTCGTGGTGCTCTGCGCCGTGACCCCCGTGCTGACGTCCGAGCTGGTGGCGGGGTGGGAGGCGGAGCACGGCATCGTCTTCGCGGTGCTGCTCGCCTCGTTCGCCATGTTCGGGGTGTCCCAGTTGGCCCAGCGCAACAGCGAACTCCGGGCCGCCCAACAGGAGATCGGTCGGCTCGCGGTCGCCGAGGAGCGGGCCCGCGCCGCCCGCGACCTGCACGACATCCTCGGGCACTCGCTGACCGTGGTGGCGATCAAGGCCGAGTTGGCCGGGCGCCTGCTCGACGTCGACCGGGAGCGGGCCGCCGCCGAGATCGCCGAGGTGGAGGCGCTGGCGCGGACCGCGCTGGCCGATGTACGACAGACGGTCGGGGCGTACCGCGAGGTCAGTCTCGCCGCGGAGTTGGCCGGCGCCCGTTCGGCGCTGGCCGCGGCGGGCATCGCGGCGGACGTGTCGACGGAGGTGCCGGAGCTGCCGCAGCAGTGGGATCAGTTGTTCGGCTGGGCGGTACGGGAAGGGGTGACCAACGTGGTCCGGCACAGCGGGGCGCGGTGCTGCGTGATCAGGGTGCGCCCGGATCGGGTCGAGGTCAGTGACGATGGCCGTGGCCCGTCCACTCCCGACCCGAGCGGGCACGGGCTGGTCGGCTTGCGGGAGCGGGCGCGGCGGCTCGACGCGGCGGTGACCGTGGGTAAGCGGCCGGAGGGCGACGGTTTTCTGCTGCGGGTGCACGCGCCGGAGGATGCCCGGTGA
- a CDS encoding ABC transporter permease, producing the protein MTTATPTRATAPDRRLPALGGFALGALRIELRRVLRNRRTLAFTLIMPGVFFLIFGLPQRGRSLDNGQPVTAYVMISLAVYAAMVATTSVGGAVATERALGWSRQLRLTPLRPAAYVATKLITAMSLGLLAVVVEFLVGAVAGVRVPASVWLLSGLAAWIGSLVFAAFGLFIGYLAPAENVMQIIGPVLAVLAMFGGLFVPVEVLPDVLQQVAKFTPVYGIGVLARAPLTGDGVSMAAVVNVVVWALAFGVGAARLFRRDTARV; encoded by the coding sequence ATGACCACCGCCACCCCCACCCGCGCCACCGCGCCGGATCGTCGGCTGCCCGCCCTCGGCGGGTTCGCCCTGGGAGCCCTGCGCATCGAGCTGCGCCGGGTGCTGCGTAACCGCCGCACCCTGGCCTTCACGCTGATCATGCCGGGCGTCTTCTTCCTCATCTTCGGCCTGCCACAGCGCGGGCGGTCACTGGACAACGGTCAGCCGGTGACGGCGTACGTCATGATCAGCCTGGCCGTGTACGCGGCCATGGTGGCGACGACCAGTGTCGGTGGCGCGGTGGCCACGGAGCGGGCGCTGGGCTGGAGCCGGCAGCTGCGGCTCACCCCGCTACGCCCGGCGGCGTACGTGGCGACGAAGCTGATCACCGCGATGAGCCTCGGTCTGCTCGCGGTCGTCGTCGAGTTCCTGGTGGGTGCCGTGGCCGGCGTCCGCGTCCCGGCGTCCGTCTGGCTGCTGTCCGGGCTCGCCGCCTGGATCGGCTCGCTGGTCTTCGCCGCCTTCGGTCTCTTCATCGGCTACCTGGCGCCGGCCGAGAACGTCATGCAGATCATCGGCCCGGTCCTGGCGGTGCTGGCCATGTTCGGCGGGTTGTTCGTCCCGGTCGAGGTGCTGCCGGACGTGCTCCAGCAGGTCGCGAAGTTCACTCCCGTCTACGGCATCGGGGTGCTGGCCCGCGCCCCCCTCACCGGTGACGGGGTGAGCATGGCGGCGGTGGTCAACGTGGTCGTCTGGGCGCTGGCCTTCGGCGTCGGCGCAGCCCGGCTGTTCCGCCGGGACACCGCGCGGGTCTGA
- a CDS encoding ABC transporter ATP-binding protein produces MTSTHPAVELDGLTKSFGAVTAVDGLSLRVQPGEVVAFLGPNGAGKTTTIDMLLGLSRPDTGTVRVLGGTPDDAVARGRVAAVLQTGGLLKDLTVGETVQMTAHFYRHTRPTAEVLERAGIADIADRVVGRCSGGQQQRLRFALALLPDPDLMVLDEPTTGMDVEGRRDFWQALRRDARGGRTVIFATHYLDEADAYADRIVLVRQGRVVADGTTAEIKNLAAGRTVRATLPGADQAALAALPGVDAVEVRGDSVLVRTGDSDAIARYLLTRTAARDVEITSRNLEDAFLALTTAQTGA; encoded by the coding sequence ATGACCAGTACGCATCCGGCTGTCGAGTTGGACGGCCTCACCAAGAGCTTCGGCGCGGTCACCGCTGTCGACGGGCTGAGCCTGCGGGTGCAGCCCGGCGAGGTGGTGGCGTTCCTCGGGCCGAACGGCGCGGGCAAGACCACCACCATCGACATGCTGCTCGGGTTGTCCCGCCCGGACACGGGCACCGTCCGCGTCCTCGGTGGCACCCCGGACGACGCGGTGGCCCGGGGCCGGGTCGCCGCCGTACTCCAGACCGGTGGGCTGCTCAAGGACCTCACCGTGGGCGAGACGGTGCAGATGACCGCCCACTTCTACCGGCACACCCGCCCGACTGCGGAGGTGCTGGAGCGGGCCGGAATCGCCGACATCGCCGACCGGGTGGTCGGGCGCTGCTCGGGCGGTCAGCAGCAGCGACTGCGCTTCGCGTTGGCCCTGCTGCCCGACCCGGACCTGATGGTGCTCGACGAGCCGACCACCGGCATGGACGTCGAGGGTCGGCGGGACTTCTGGCAGGCGCTCCGCCGTGACGCCCGGGGTGGACGGACCGTCATCTTCGCCACCCACTACCTGGACGAGGCGGACGCCTACGCCGACCGGATCGTGCTGGTCCGGCAGGGGCGCGTCGTCGCCGACGGCACCACCGCCGAGATCAAGAACCTGGCGGCCGGCCGTACGGTGCGGGCCACCCTGCCCGGGGCCGACCAGGCCGCGCTCGCCGCGCTGCCCGGCGTGGACGCCGTGGAGGTGCGCGGCGACAGCGTGCTGGTGCGGACCGGCGACTCGGACGCGATCGCCCGGTACCTGCTGACCCGGACCGCCGCGCGGGACGTCGAGATCACCTCCCGCAACCTCGAGGACGCCTTCCTCGCCCTGACCACCGCGCAGACCGGAGCCTGA
- a CDS encoding alpha/beta hydrolase produces MGATPQGQVDTVVLIHGLWMTPRSWEGWTQRYTARGMHVIAPAWPGMDRSVEQLRDDPTPIAEQSIATIVAHYDRIIRALPRPPIIMGHSFGGLITQLLVDRGLGAAAVGVHPAQAKGVLKVPLSQLRSGFPILRSPANRNKAVPFTKDDFAYTFGNALSREDSDRAWQRYAVPGAGRVYFEGAFANLDPRSPARVDFGRDNRAPLLLMAGEIDHVVPASVVRANAALYQRSRALTAYEEFPGRSHFTVGQDGWEKIADYALDWALRAAALPREATIASETPRR; encoded by the coding sequence ATGGGTGCCACGCCGCAGGGGCAGGTCGACACGGTCGTGCTGATTCACGGGCTCTGGATGACGCCGCGCAGCTGGGAGGGGTGGACGCAGCGGTACACCGCGCGCGGCATGCACGTCATCGCCCCCGCCTGGCCCGGAATGGACCGGTCCGTGGAGCAGCTGCGCGACGATCCCACCCCGATCGCCGAGCAGAGCATCGCCACGATCGTGGCGCACTACGACCGGATCATCCGGGCGCTGCCCCGACCACCGATCATCATGGGGCACTCGTTCGGCGGCCTGATCACCCAGCTCCTCGTCGACCGGGGCCTCGGCGCCGCAGCGGTCGGAGTGCACCCCGCGCAGGCGAAAGGGGTGCTCAAGGTGCCGCTGAGTCAGCTGCGCTCGGGCTTCCCGATCCTGCGCAGCCCCGCCAACCGCAACAAGGCCGTCCCGTTCACGAAGGACGACTTCGCCTACACCTTCGGCAACGCGTTGAGCCGGGAGGACTCCGACCGGGCCTGGCAGCGCTACGCCGTCCCCGGCGCCGGTCGGGTCTACTTCGAGGGCGCGTTCGCCAACCTCGACCCGCGCTCGCCGGCCCGGGTCGACTTCGGGCGTGACAACCGGGCACCGCTGCTGCTGATGGCCGGCGAGATCGACCACGTGGTGCCGGCGTCGGTGGTCCGCGCCAACGCCGCGCTCTATCAGAGGTCCCGCGCCCTCACCGCGTACGAGGAGTTCCCCGGCCGGTCACACTTCACCGTCGGTCAGGACGGCTGGGAGAAGATCGCCGACTACGCGCTGGACTGGGCGCTGCGGGCGGCGGCCCTGCCCCGGGAGGCGACAATCGCCAGCGAGACCCCCCGCCGCTGA
- a CDS encoding DEAD/DEAH box helicase, whose translation MPDLDPVVVHHVVNTLGWRDLRPLQRAAIAPVQGGLDALLLAPTAGGKTEAALFPLLSRMATHQWTGTSVLYLAPLKALLNNLEPRLAQYAGWLGRQVALWHGDVGASRRRGVLFERPDILLTTPESLEAMLVSANVDHRQFFASLQAVVVDEVHAFAGDDRGWHLLAVLERLTRVAGRPLQRIGLSATVGNPDHLLTWLQGSGAGSRPAQVVAPEVVHIAGDAPAGEIELDYVGSLTNAAAVIAALHPGEKRLVFCESRQTVEELGQLLREQGVTTFLSHASLSVDERRRAEQAFGESRDCVIVSTSTLELGIDVGDLDRVIQIDAPPTVASFLQRLGRTGRRPGSSRNCLFLTLGGQPLVEAAALLLLWSRGWVEPVTAPPEPRHIVAQQVLALCLQEHRIGAETWIQAWNELPPFAKNARPIVRHLVEHGYLEQDEGMLFIGPTAEERFGRRHFMEMTAVFTGPPEFTVLLGRSELGRIDPSLLTEEVRGERRLLLSGRSWRVTYIDWRRRRCFVEPADGGGRARWTGTGWAYRSHEITRAMREVLLGAEPPVALTRRALTRLAREREEKLHLVHPGGTVIARESSGDLRWWTWAGFRTNATLTATLGEVVDPVERFDGNSIRLREDVTPATWRALTADAATRLCLPEVNDKAVDGLKFGAALPKRLAAATLAARLADLEGAAVVLDEPVRFVIVQ comes from the coding sequence GTGCCGGACCTCGACCCGGTCGTGGTGCACCACGTGGTCAACACGCTGGGTTGGCGAGACCTGCGTCCACTGCAGCGTGCTGCGATCGCCCCTGTGCAGGGCGGCCTGGATGCCCTTCTGCTCGCCCCGACGGCCGGCGGCAAGACGGAGGCCGCACTGTTCCCGCTGCTGTCCCGGATGGCCACGCACCAGTGGACGGGCACCTCGGTGCTCTACCTCGCCCCGCTGAAGGCGCTACTCAACAACCTGGAGCCTCGCTTAGCGCAGTACGCCGGCTGGCTTGGACGGCAGGTCGCCCTCTGGCACGGGGATGTCGGCGCCTCGCGGCGGCGGGGCGTGCTCTTCGAACGGCCGGACATCCTGTTGACCACACCTGAGTCGCTGGAAGCCATGCTGGTCAGCGCCAACGTCGACCACCGCCAGTTCTTCGCCAGCCTCCAAGCGGTGGTCGTTGACGAGGTGCACGCCTTCGCGGGAGATGACCGAGGTTGGCACCTGCTCGCCGTCTTGGAACGTTTGACCCGGGTAGCTGGTCGGCCCCTGCAGCGGATCGGGCTCTCCGCCACCGTCGGCAACCCCGACCACCTGCTCACCTGGCTCCAGGGTTCTGGCGCGGGCAGCCGGCCGGCCCAGGTCGTCGCACCCGAGGTGGTCCATATCGCGGGTGACGCACCAGCGGGCGAGATCGAGCTGGACTATGTCGGCTCGCTCACCAACGCCGCAGCCGTGATCGCCGCGCTGCATCCGGGCGAGAAGCGGCTGGTCTTCTGCGAATCCCGGCAGACAGTCGAGGAGCTCGGACAGCTGCTGCGGGAGCAGGGCGTTACCACCTTCCTCTCACATGCGTCATTGTCCGTGGACGAGCGGCGCCGCGCGGAACAGGCGTTTGGTGAGTCACGGGACTGCGTCATCGTCTCAACCAGCACCCTCGAACTCGGCATCGACGTTGGTGATCTGGACCGCGTGATCCAGATCGACGCGCCACCTACCGTAGCGTCCTTCCTGCAGCGGCTCGGACGCACCGGTCGCCGTCCGGGAAGCAGCCGGAACTGCCTGTTCCTCACGCTCGGTGGCCAGCCGCTCGTGGAGGCGGCCGCGTTGCTCCTGCTCTGGTCGCGAGGTTGGGTGGAGCCGGTCACCGCGCCGCCGGAACCTCGGCACATCGTCGCCCAACAGGTGCTCGCGCTCTGCCTTCAGGAGCATCGGATCGGTGCGGAAACCTGGATCCAGGCCTGGAACGAGCTGCCGCCCTTTGCGAAGAACGCCCGACCGATCGTTCGACACCTCGTCGAGCACGGTTATCTGGAGCAGGACGAGGGCATGCTCTTCATCGGTCCCACCGCTGAGGAGCGGTTCGGCCGTCGCCACTTCATGGAGATGACGGCCGTATTCACCGGGCCGCCCGAGTTCACCGTCCTCCTGGGCCGTAGCGAGCTGGGTCGGATCGATCCCAGCCTGCTCACCGAGGAGGTCCGGGGCGAACGCCGCCTGCTGTTGAGCGGCCGGAGTTGGCGCGTCACCTACATCGACTGGCGCCGTCGACGGTGTTTCGTCGAGCCCGCCGACGGCGGCGGACGTGCCCGTTGGACGGGCACCGGGTGGGCGTACCGCAGTCACGAGATCACCCGGGCGATGCGTGAGGTGCTGCTGGGAGCGGAGCCTCCCGTCGCTCTCACCCGTCGTGCGCTGACTCGCCTGGCGCGGGAGCGCGAGGAGAAACTGCACCTGGTGCATCCCGGTGGCACTGTTATTGCCCGCGAGAGCAGCGGTGACCTGCGTTGGTGGACCTGGGCGGGTTTCCGGACGAATGCCACGTTGACCGCCACGCTGGGCGAAGTTGTCGATCCGGTGGAGCGGTTCGACGGCAACAGCATCCGACTACGGGAAGACGTCACTCCTGCGACCTGGCGGGCACTCACCGCGGACGCCGCCACCCGACTGTGCCTGCCAGAGGTCAACGACAAGGCCGTGGACGGTCTCAAGTTCGGCGCCGCCCTGCCGAAACGGTTGGCCGCAGCCACGCTGGCCGCGCGCCTGGCCGACCTGGAGGGCGCTGCCGTGGTGCTGGACGAACCCGTACGATTCGTCATCGTCCAGTAG
- the brxD gene encoding BREX system ATP-binding protein BrxD has product MTVELSARRRRDIVDALRRGVVPSNGLDALAVGLDRFTTALDDDLERVASGGSVFKAVRGEYGAGKTFFTRWLAERAKRRGFSAAEVQISELETPLHRMETVYRRLVEHLSTEQFAPSAFRPVLDGWIFALEEDVLAGGTVAEDDAEALDRAVGELLERRLGDISRSTPGFAAALRGYRAASASGDHLTADGLAAWLGGQPHVAASARRAAGVKGDLDHYGALSFLQGLLTVMRDSGHRGLLLVLDEVETLQRVRSDARDKALNALRQLIDEVHADRFPGLLLVITGTPAFFDGPQGVQRLAPLAQRLATDLGPDPRWDNPRATQLRLPGFTVDALVELGSRVRDIYASEQVDARVDDGYLATLARAVTGALGGRVGVAPRVYLKKLVADVFDRVDQFADWDPRQHYALTLRADELTEVERNAAACADDIELTI; this is encoded by the coding sequence GTGACCGTGGAATTGTCGGCCCGCCGCCGCCGGGACATCGTCGATGCGCTGCGGCGCGGGGTAGTCCCGAGTAACGGACTCGACGCACTCGCGGTCGGACTGGACCGGTTCACCACCGCGCTAGACGACGACCTGGAACGGGTCGCCAGCGGCGGGAGCGTCTTCAAGGCCGTGCGCGGCGAATACGGGGCCGGCAAGACGTTCTTCACACGGTGGCTGGCCGAGCGCGCCAAGCGCCGCGGCTTTTCCGCCGCGGAGGTGCAGATCTCCGAGCTAGAAACACCACTGCACCGGATGGAGACCGTCTACCGGCGGCTGGTCGAACACCTCAGCACTGAGCAGTTCGCCCCGAGCGCGTTCCGACCCGTACTCGACGGTTGGATCTTCGCGTTGGAGGAGGACGTGCTCGCCGGGGGTACGGTCGCCGAGGACGATGCCGAGGCGCTCGATCGAGCAGTCGGCGAGCTGCTGGAACGCCGGCTGGGTGACATTTCCCGGAGCACGCCGGGCTTCGCCGCCGCCCTGCGTGGTTACCGGGCCGCCAGCGCCAGCGGTGACCACCTCACCGCCGACGGACTGGCCGCCTGGCTCGGCGGTCAGCCACACGTCGCGGCATCCGCCCGGCGCGCGGCCGGAGTGAAGGGCGACCTTGACCACTACGGCGCGCTGAGCTTCCTCCAGGGGCTGCTCACCGTCATGCGTGACAGCGGGCACCGGGGGCTTCTGCTGGTGCTCGACGAGGTCGAAACGCTGCAACGGGTGCGCTCTGACGCACGGGACAAGGCACTGAACGCCCTCCGACAGCTCATCGACGAGGTCCATGCCGACCGCTTCCCTGGCCTGTTGCTGGTAATCACCGGGACGCCCGCGTTCTTCGACGGCCCGCAGGGCGTCCAACGGCTCGCGCCACTCGCGCAACGACTCGCCACCGACCTCGGCCCCGACCCGCGTTGGGACAACCCCCGCGCCACCCAACTGCGGCTGCCCGGGTTCACCGTCGACGCCCTGGTGGAACTCGGCAGCAGGGTCCGGGACATCTACGCCAGTGAGCAGGTCGACGCACGGGTAGACGACGGCTACCTCGCGACCCTGGCCCGGGCCGTCACCGGAGCACTGGGCGGTCGGGTCGGGGTGGCACCCCGCGTCTACCTCAAGAAGCTCGTCGCGGACGTCTTCGATCGGGTGGACCAGTTCGCCGACTGGGACCCGCGGCAGCACTACGCACTGACCCTGCGGGCCGACGAGCTGACCGAGGTGGAACGCAACGCAGCCGCCTGCGCCGACGACATCGAACTGACGATCTGA